The Dehalogenimonas lykanthroporepellens BL-DC-9 genome includes a window with the following:
- a CDS encoding response regulator receiver protein (KEGG: det:DET0130 response regulator~PFAM: response regulator receiver~SMART: response regulator receiver), translating into MVKKVLIVDDQEQIRLLVCGILKDEYEVLEAGSGEEALQVAREYLPDLIIMDILMPGMDGLTACSQIKSNPATNNIPVLVLTIIDYELNRRFAESLGADGYITKPFTPEELRKAVSEHLKSPAA; encoded by the coding sequence ATGGTGAAAAAAGTATTGATTGTGGACGATCAGGAGCAGATTAGGCTTCTTGTCTGTGGTATCCTGAAGGATGAATACGAAGTTTTGGAAGCCGGTAGCGGCGAAGAAGCGCTCCAGGTTGCCAGGGAGTATTTACCGGATTTGATTATCATGGATATTCTAATGCCGGGAATGGATGGATTGACTGCCTGTAGTCAGATTAAAAGCAATCCTGCAACCAACAACATACCAGTGCTTGTGTTGACAATTATAGACTATGAATTGAATCGGCGTTTCGCAGAAAGCCTCGGCGCTGACGGTTATATTACCAAGCCCTTTACCCCCGAGGAACTCAGGAAGGCGGTTTCTGAACACTTGAAATCACCAGCCGCTTGA
- a CDS encoding hypothetical protein (KEGG: kol:Kole_0624 short-chain dehydrogenase/reductase SDR), whose product MIIQKAGLDPEALGGNVAVVIGGASGIGQTTAISLGIVGATVGIVDNDEKAGRQVVKIIESNGSSAEFFKENSLQNLDMEGLYRKIIKSLGKIDLAIGDDRCRGLLEFLPGMLERNYGVVSIIGNSPEAKSELASGDSGILTGARVGAFIFDSDGADDDLASAGLIGLLRFGWEYHGQIVDWKQGLTRLGLDTHGEKIQPEEPVIIQSSFTGTPGVISQALVEIMVENETEYNQLSILVRQVAKRMFLQGTGLTVNEWSEYARSMSHHLSEGDLEIQKVEEYLDRLRRLFDFMDVQETQAHRWAKHENNLESVIQSLDFRKTVVKDLITVIENQILPSI is encoded by the coding sequence ATGATAATCCAAAAGGCCGGACTGGACCCCGAGGCCCTGGGAGGGAATGTGGCTGTAGTAATAGGAGGAGCCTCAGGAATAGGGCAAACAACGGCGATCAGCTTGGGAATTGTCGGGGCTACCGTCGGCATTGTTGATAACGATGAGAAAGCGGGCCGGCAGGTAGTCAAAATCATCGAGTCCAATGGCTCCAGTGCAGAGTTCTTCAAAGAAAACAGTCTGCAAAACTTGGATATGGAGGGGTTATACCGGAAGATAATTAAATCTCTAGGTAAAATTGATTTGGCTATTGGGGATGACCGGTGCCGTGGTTTATTGGAATTTTTGCCGGGGATGTTGGAGCGTAATTATGGAGTGGTCTCTATCATTGGTAATTCACCTGAGGCCAAATCAGAACTGGCCTCAGGTGATTCCGGCATCTTAACCGGAGCCCGGGTCGGAGCCTTTATCTTTGATTCCGATGGCGCGGATGATGATCTTGCGAGTGCTGGCCTGATCGGTCTTCTTCGGTTTGGATGGGAATACCATGGTCAAATCGTTGATTGGAAGCAAGGTTTGACACGGCTTGGTTTGGATACTCACGGTGAAAAGATACAACCAGAGGAACCTGTAATCATCCAGTCATCATTTACAGGGACGCCCGGCGTGATTTCACAAGCGTTGGTTGAGATTATGGTTGAAAATGAGACGGAGTATAATCAATTGTCTATTCTCGTGCGTCAAGTTGCCAAGAGGATGTTTCTTCAGGGAACCGGGCTTACCGTTAACGAATGGAGTGAATATGCCCGAAGCATGAGTCATCATTTATCAGAAGGCGATCTGGAGATACAGAAGGTCGAAGAATACCTTGATAGATTGAGACGCCTGTTTGATTTTATGGATGTTCAAGAAACTCAAGCCCACCGTTGGGCTAAGCACGAAAACAATCTTGAATCAGTGATTCAATCATTGGATTTTAGAAAAACAGTGGTAAAAGATTTAATAACAGTTATTGAAAATCAAATACTGCCCTCTATTTAA
- a CDS encoding hypothetical protein (KEGG: mxa:MXAN_3627 hypothetical protein), with the protein MKYLISGEQVTSAATHEDQVKFLEAAKNWVENNRAEGKIDGAYSFLDGGGMIIVDVKDHEEMTQLLLTFPLGPFSNLDVRPLLDFTRNAELTISAVKKIL; encoded by the coding sequence GTGAAATATTTGATTTCAGGAGAGCAGGTAACTTCCGCGGCAACCCATGAAGACCAGGTTAAGTTCCTGGAGGCGGCAAAAAACTGGGTTGAAAATAACCGGGCTGAAGGCAAGATTGATGGAGCCTACAGCTTTCTAGATGGCGGCGGTATGATTATTGTCGACGTAAAAGACCACGAGGAAATGACTCAGTTATTGCTGACATTTCCACTCGGTCCCTTCAGCAATCTGGATGTCAGACCGTTGCTTGATTTTACCCGAAATGCAGAATTAACCATATCGGCGGTTAAAAAGATACTATAG